CATCGCCGCGTGCACGTGCCGGGTGGTCTCGCGCTTCGCCGGCAGGTCCGCGGGCGAAGTGAGGCGGCCGTATTGCCCCATCCCCTGCCCCAGTGCGGCATTCGCCTCCACCACCTGCTTGCCGAGCCAGAGATTGAAGGCCGCGTGCTGCTTGAAGCCGGCCATCCCCGCGATCAGCTTGCCGCGATACAGGAAGGCCGGCGCGCCCCATTTGATGGCTTCCTCGACGTCGGCACAGGCGGCGTGGACGCGCGCGCGCAGTTCGTTGAGGATCGGCTGCGCGAAGTCGGCCTGGCGGGCGATGTAGGCGTCGATGCGCGGGTCTGGCATGGGCATGGCGTGCTCCTCGGCTGTCGCGCAATGCTAGCCGGCGCGACAGGGCTGGCGCGGCCCGGCGGTTCACTCCACCGGGTCGGCCAGGAAGCGGAGCGCCGCGTCTTCGAACGGACGCGCGTTTTGGTCGAACAGCGGCACGTGGTCGCCGCCGGGCACGATCCACAGCTCCGCGTCCGGGATCGCGGTGTACAGCTCCACCGGGATGCCCACCGGAAAGAACTCGTCGCGATCGCCATGCACGATCAGCGTGCGCGCCTGGATCCGCGCGAGCTCCTGCGCTGACATGCCGATGTCCTCGTCGTTGTCCTTGAAGTCGTGGAACCGCTTCAGCAGCCCGTCCACCTGCGCCGGGCCACGCGTTGCGCAGGCGTCGAAGAACGCCCGCACCGGCGGCGGGAGGTTGCCCGGCGTGCCGCGCATGATCTGGCGCGCCTGCTCCGGAAAGTGGTGCGCCGCGCCGATGACCGCCATGGCCTCGATGCGCTCCGGCTGCCTGGCCGCCGCATGCAGCAGGGTCATGCCGCCCGCGCTGATGCCCATCGCCTTGACGTGCTCCAGACCCAGGTGGTCGAGCAGACCCAACAGATCGCCCGCGGAATCCTCGAACAGGAACGGCCCCTCGAATTCGCCCGAACTGCCGTGACCGCGCAATTCCATCGTAATTACCCGGTACTGCTTCGACAGGCCCGGAATAAACGGGGTCCACACGCTGGCGCAGTCGCCAAAGCCGTGGATCAGCACCAGCGGCTCGCCGCTGCCCGCGTCGGTCCAGGCGATGTCCACGCCGTTGACGCGCGCCAACTGCGGCGCGCAGAGCGCCATCGTCGGCAGCAGGCAGAGGCTGGCCAGCAGCAGGGAGCACAGGCGGCGGGTGGGATTCATGCGGCGGCGTCCTCGCGTTGCGGTCAAAGGGCCAACGCGATGCCGCGCGAAGTGCGGCCGCGGATCCCGCCGTCCCGGCACGTGCATGGCGCCCCAGCGCGTGCTGCAGCGCCCGCAGCGCGCCCTCGCGCACGCTCTCGCGGCCCGTTAACGGCTGCCGGCGTACGAAGGCGATTCACCCTGCCGACCACATGGGAGACCCCGTGAAAATCGTCACCAGCCTGAGCTTCCAGGGGCAATGCCGCGAAGCGTTCGAGTTCTACGCCAAGGTGCTCGGCGGCAAGATCACCGCCGCGTTCCCCTACGCCGATGCGCCGCCGGACATGCCGATCAGCGACGAGAAGTACAAGACGTGGCTGATGCACTGCTGGCTCGAGGTCGGTGACCAGGCACTGATGGGCGCCGACATGGACGTCGACTGGGCGCCCGATGTGGACAAGCCCAAGAACGGCTTCGACGTCACCGTGCACACCGATGACATCGACAAGGCGCGGCGCTGGTTCGAGCAGCTGGCCGAAGGCGGCAAGCAGGTGATGCCGTTCGCGGCAACCTTCTGGTCGCCGGGCTACGGCGCGCTGGTCGACCGCTTCGGCGTGCCGTGGATGGTCAACACCATCCCGGCGACGGATTGGAAGCCACAGCCATGATCGCCAGGAACACCATCTGCCTCTGGTACGAGAGCGACGCACTCGGCGCCGCCACCTTCTATGCCAGGACCTTCCCCGACAGCGCCGTCACCGCCGTCAACCGCGCGCCCGGTGACTACCCGTCGGGCAAGGAAGGCGACGTGCTGACGGTCGAGTTCACCGTGCTGGGCATCCCCTGCCT
This Luteimonas sp. MC1572 DNA region includes the following protein-coding sequences:
- a CDS encoding VOC family protein, translated to MKIVTSLSFQGQCREAFEFYAKVLGGKITAAFPYADAPPDMPISDEKYKTWLMHCWLEVGDQALMGADMDVDWAPDVDKPKNGFDVTVHTDDIDKARRWFEQLAEGGKQVMPFAATFWSPGYGALVDRFGVPWMVNTIPATDWKPQP
- a CDS encoding alpha/beta hydrolase, encoding MNPTRRLCSLLLASLCLLPTMALCAPQLARVNGVDIAWTDAGSGEPLVLIHGFGDCASVWTPFIPGLSKQYRVITMELRGHGSSGEFEGPFLFEDSAGDLLGLLDHLGLEHVKAMGISAGGMTLLHAAARQPERIEAMAVIGAAHHFPEQARQIMRGTPGNLPPPVRAFFDACATRGPAQVDGLLKRFHDFKDNDEDIGMSAQELARIQARTLIVHGDRDEFFPVGIPVELYTAIPDAELWIVPGGDHVPLFDQNARPFEDAALRFLADPVE
- a CDS encoding YdeI/OmpD-associated family protein, yielding MPMPDPRIDAYIARQADFAQPILNELRARVHAACADVEEAIKWGAPAFLYRGKLIAGMAGFKQHAAFNLWLGKQVVEANAALGQGMGQYGRLTSPADLPAKRETTRHVHAAMALVEAGGAARAVSAPKPPPSLPDDLAAAMATNAASQRTWDGFPPGKRREYAEWITEAKRDETRARRVAQSVEWLAEGKSRNWKYAKC